The following coding sequences are from one Hymenobacter sp. DG25A window:
- a CDS encoding DUF4249 domain-containing protein — MQMKRITRISEKQPLWATTLLLAVFLPLLTGCGLQKDIDVELPAYPAQLVVEFYLMPGQVPQLTVTETTEYLASPTPAVPLDVRVVLTEPGGLTDTIPFAPSYDSLMQKAYTHRGTKPVQARPGDTFTLDVTDSKGRHVTGTATMPALVPIDTVEWKFNDKPDDQRRAYVLLRFHDPATPGDYYRFQVHRSKISRDPEVDYTPEDRLNNGQEFTLGTSYEFEPNDTLVVSLFHLDRPYYQFQQSVQDARSANGNPFGQPAAIRSTVQGGVGVFTVLSYQRRTIIVK; from the coding sequence ATGCAGATGAAGCGCATCACCAGAATTTCAGAAAAGCAGCCTCTTTGGGCCACCACGCTACTGTTGGCGGTTTTCCTGCCGCTGCTCACGGGCTGCGGCCTGCAGAAGGATATTGACGTGGAGCTGCCCGCCTACCCCGCCCAGCTGGTAGTAGAGTTCTACCTCATGCCGGGGCAGGTGCCGCAGCTCACCGTAACGGAAACTACCGAATACTTGGCCTCCCCCACCCCCGCTGTGCCGCTGGATGTGCGCGTGGTGCTGACGGAGCCCGGCGGGCTTACTGATACCATTCCGTTTGCCCCCAGCTATGATTCCCTCATGCAGAAGGCTTACACGCACCGCGGCACCAAGCCCGTGCAGGCCCGCCCCGGCGACACCTTTACGCTGGATGTGACGGATTCCAAAGGCCGCCACGTAACCGGCACTGCCACCATGCCCGCGCTGGTTCCCATTGATACCGTAGAGTGGAAATTCAACGATAAGCCCGACGACCAGCGCCGCGCCTACGTGCTGCTCCGCTTTCACGACCCGGCCACTCCCGGCGACTACTACCGCTTTCAGGTGCACCGCAGCAAGATTTCCCGCGACCCGGAAGTGGACTACACGCCCGAAGACCGCCTCAACAATGGTCAGGAATTCACCCTGGGCACCAGCTACGAGTTCGAGCCGAACGATACGCTGGTGGTCAGCCTTTTCCACCTCGACCGGCCTTATTACCAGTTTCAGCAGTCGGTGCAGGATGCACGCAGTGCCAACGGCAACCCATTTGGGCAGCCCGCGGCTATCAGGTCCACGGTGCAGGGCGGCGTGGGCGTGTTTACCGTGCTGAGCTATCAGCGCCGCACTATTATTGTGAAATAG